A part of Solicola gregarius genomic DNA contains:
- a CDS encoding IclR family transcriptional regulator, producing the protein MEQRSKVNVTDRTLNILEALARSGSSLSFKELCEVDDTPKATINRLLRTLMERGYVTRDSASRYSAGVRCFELGSMWAQNLDVRSVASPHLAKLNAASMETVHLGVYESGDVVYIDRLESPQQVIAKSYVGRRCPATCVATGRVLLAYSDHSEVARVLGEPLPRFTDRSIVDPDELAELLAQIRVDGYGVNRCSYRDEVSGIAAPVRDHTGSVVASVGLCMPDHRFSTDRFDHLRELTLEAAVEISRALGGPADVVTADARVAQPTG; encoded by the coding sequence ATGGAACAGCGATCCAAAGTTAATGTCACCGACCGAACCCTCAACATCCTCGAGGCGTTGGCACGGTCCGGCTCATCGCTGAGCTTCAAGGAGCTGTGCGAGGTCGACGACACTCCGAAGGCGACGATCAACCGTCTCCTTCGGACGCTCATGGAACGTGGGTATGTCACGCGCGACAGCGCGAGTCGCTATTCCGCCGGCGTTCGCTGCTTCGAGTTGGGAAGCATGTGGGCGCAGAACCTCGACGTACGCTCCGTCGCAAGCCCGCATCTGGCCAAGCTGAACGCGGCGTCGATGGAGACGGTGCACCTCGGCGTCTACGAGAGCGGCGACGTGGTGTACATCGATCGGTTGGAGAGCCCACAACAGGTCATCGCCAAGTCGTACGTCGGACGCCGCTGCCCGGCTACGTGTGTGGCGACGGGCCGGGTGCTGCTCGCGTACAGCGATCACTCCGAGGTCGCCCGAGTCCTGGGCGAGCCGCTCCCACGCTTCACGGATCGCTCCATCGTCGATCCCGACGAGCTGGCCGAGCTACTCGCGCAGATCCGCGTCGACGGCTATGGCGTCAACCGGTGCAGTTACCGCGACGAGGTCAGCGGAATCGCAGCTCCTGTACGCGACCACACCGGAAGTGTGGTCGCCTCGGTCGGGCTCTGTATGCCCGACCACCGCTTCTCCACCGATCGGTTCGACCACCTGCGCGAGCTGACCCTGGAAGCAGCCGTCGAGATCTCCCGAGCACTGGGCGGCCCGGCCGACGTCGTCACCGCCGACGCGCGCGTCGCACAGCCCACTGGTTGA
- a CDS encoding alpha/beta fold hydrolase, with translation MTVEEAGRSTEYALAYREYGEPAQPTMVLLHSLGTDGRMWHDCIDAFVKAHRVVVPDCRGHGLSDASPDASVEHWVNDLHGLLQKIDGYPVLLVGVSLGGIQAIAFAAMHPALVSGIVVADSFASLPRDISEAKIRTLVERATSAPMHVVADEYIADTFESPVPAGAESVRRAIAEMDAASYIAAVRACFGVDIDDELARVQAPTLVLWGDRDNKTPRPLSERLVDGISQAELQVVPDSGHLSNVDNPTAFAHFVSSFSRDRREARSEPPNSAEEV, from the coding sequence GTGACGGTGGAAGAAGCCGGCCGTTCGACCGAGTACGCGCTCGCCTATCGAGAGTACGGAGAGCCCGCTCAGCCGACGATGGTGCTCCTGCACAGCCTCGGCACCGACGGACGAATGTGGCACGACTGTATTGATGCCTTCGTGAAGGCGCACCGTGTTGTCGTTCCTGATTGCCGTGGACACGGCCTGTCCGACGCGTCCCCAGACGCATCGGTGGAGCACTGGGTCAATGACCTTCATGGGCTCCTCCAAAAGATCGATGGCTACCCGGTTCTGCTTGTCGGTGTCTCCTTGGGCGGCATCCAGGCGATTGCCTTTGCCGCGATGCACCCGGCGCTCGTGTCCGGAATCGTCGTCGCGGACAGTTTCGCTTCTCTTCCGCGCGACATCTCCGAGGCAAAGATCCGTACGCTCGTCGAGCGTGCGACCTCGGCGCCGATGCACGTGGTTGCCGACGAGTACATCGCCGACACTTTCGAGTCGCCGGTTCCTGCCGGAGCCGAGTCGGTTCGTCGCGCGATCGCCGAGATGGACGCGGCAAGCTACATCGCCGCGGTCCGGGCCTGCTTCGGCGTAGACATCGATGACGAACTCGCTCGCGTCCAAGCACCGACACTCGTGCTGTGGGGCGACAGGGACAACAAGACACCGCGGCCCCTCTCCGAGAGGCTCGTCGACGGGATCTCTCAGGCGGAACTCCAGGTCGTACCGGACTCCGGGCACCTGTCGAACGTCGATAACCCCACGGCCTTCGCGCACTTCGTGTCCAGCTTCAGCAGAGATCGCCGCGAAGCACGATCAGAACCACCGAACTCCGCAGAAGAGGTCTGA
- a CDS encoding ATP-binding protein yields MPRYVPRITDGELAAHMEVMGAVLIEGPKACGKTATASQYAHSIIRFDDDQAARSLVALDPAALFAGDPPILFDEWQLEPTIWNRARRQVDDRGEPGLFILTGSATPRDNADTHSGAGRFAVVRMRPMSLVESGHSTGDVSLTALLNGERQTGDGTALEFRELLRRIVVGGWPQLIGKDEAFARTWLRSYLKQVVEVDIPGMGHRRSPGNLKRLLAALARGVGQAVKLSELAKDVGGEAGAVANETLYGYMTALDRLMLTDNSEAWRPHMRSRARLRTAPVRYFVDPSIGVAALDVGTADLLADPRAAGFHFEALAVRDLRIYAQVLGGVVDSWRDSNGNEIDAIVRLRGGQWGAFEIKLNPRDVDVAAASLLRFASIIDGSKHGEPAVLGVITGTGYAGRREDGVHVIPISTLGP; encoded by the coding sequence ATGCCCAGATATGTCCCCCGAATCACCGACGGCGAGCTCGCCGCACATATGGAGGTCATGGGCGCGGTGCTGATCGAGGGTCCCAAGGCGTGCGGTAAGACAGCCACGGCGTCACAGTATGCGCACTCGATCATCCGCTTCGATGACGATCAAGCCGCACGGTCGCTCGTCGCACTCGATCCGGCCGCGCTCTTCGCCGGCGATCCCCCGATCCTTTTCGACGAGTGGCAACTGGAGCCGACGATCTGGAACCGAGCTCGTCGCCAGGTCGACGACCGTGGCGAGCCTGGCCTGTTCATCCTCACTGGGTCAGCAACGCCACGTGACAACGCCGACACGCATTCGGGTGCAGGCAGGTTTGCGGTTGTCCGAATGCGGCCCATGAGCTTGGTCGAGTCCGGTCACTCAACCGGCGACGTGTCGCTTACTGCCCTTCTCAATGGTGAGCGGCAGACCGGCGATGGGACGGCGCTCGAGTTCCGTGAGCTTCTCCGACGCATCGTGGTTGGTGGTTGGCCGCAGCTCATCGGCAAGGACGAAGCCTTCGCGCGCACCTGGCTTCGTTCCTACCTCAAACAGGTAGTCGAGGTCGATATCCCCGGGATGGGTCACCGTCGCAGTCCAGGAAATCTCAAACGGCTACTCGCGGCACTAGCACGCGGTGTCGGCCAGGCGGTCAAGCTCAGCGAGCTCGCAAAGGACGTCGGCGGCGAAGCCGGCGCGGTCGCCAACGAGACGCTGTACGGCTATATGACGGCACTTGACCGGCTCATGCTGACCGACAACTCCGAGGCATGGCGCCCCCACATGCGCTCCCGTGCACGGCTGCGTACTGCACCTGTGCGCTACTTCGTTGACCCATCGATCGGCGTGGCAGCGCTCGACGTGGGCACCGCTGACCTCCTCGCCGACCCTCGGGCGGCCGGCTTTCACTTCGAGGCCCTCGCGGTTCGCGATCTCAGGATCTACGCGCAGGTGTTGGGCGGTGTCGTCGATTCATGGCGTGATTCCAACGGTAACGAGATCGATGCGATCGTCCGCTTGCGCGGCGGCCAGTGGGGAGCCTTCGAGATCAAGCTCAACCCGCGCGATGTCGATGTTGCGGCGGCGTCACTGTTGCGATTCGCTTCGATCATCGATGGCAGCAAGCATGGCGAGCCCGCTGTACTGGGCGTCATCACCGGCACGGGGTACGCGGGCCGCCGCGAAGACGGCGTCCACGTGATCCCGATCTCAACGCTCGGTCCCTGA
- a CDS encoding YciI family protein encodes MEFFCYHRDRPGSASLREELVEEHWAYMDRYAAQLIARGPTFIDETPTGSVHIVDVPDPAAARAFAFDEPGYQAGTYRDVLVRRWHNTLGRTMWDFHGGREGGNRYLVLGLGAPQPDAPDVPQDTDELIAAGPLLSDDGDTWLGTAVLVRAPDADAARSTLSADRYADVEVHNWQFGGRPTD; translated from the coding sequence ATGGAGTTCTTCTGCTACCACCGTGATCGTCCCGGCTCGGCGTCCCTGCGCGAGGAGCTGGTCGAGGAGCATTGGGCGTACATGGACCGGTACGCCGCGCAGCTGATCGCCCGCGGACCCACCTTCATCGACGAGACCCCCACCGGCAGCGTGCACATCGTCGACGTGCCCGATCCCGCCGCGGCCAGGGCATTCGCGTTCGACGAGCCCGGCTACCAGGCCGGCACGTACCGGGACGTGTTGGTGCGTCGATGGCACAACACGCTCGGCCGCACGATGTGGGACTTCCACGGCGGCCGCGAGGGCGGCAATCGCTACCTGGTGCTCGGCCTCGGCGCACCGCAGCCCGACGCGCCCGACGTACCGCAGGACACCGACGAACTGATCGCGGCCGGTCCGCTGCTGTCCGACGACGGCGACACCTGGCTGGGTACGGCCGTGCTGGTACGTGCACCGGACGCGGACGCCGCACGGTCGACGCTGTCGGCCGATCGGTACGCAGACGTCGAGGTGCACAACTGGCAGTTCGGCGGCAGGCCGACAGACTAG
- a CDS encoding 2'-5' RNA ligase family protein: MSGGQSALIVEVPEAEAAVGSHRAALDDSAALGVPAHLTVLVPFVDPARIDSATLDDLGELFARFSSFDFTLTRTDWFGNDVLWLGSEDSTPFRVLTEHVHSAYPDHPPYDGAFDDVVPHLTIAHDVEPERMRAAERAVAESLPIRAAARSVTLIAQTTRGGRWSELGRFRLA, encoded by the coding sequence GTGAGCGGGGGTCAGAGCGCGCTGATCGTCGAGGTGCCCGAGGCGGAGGCGGCGGTCGGCTCGCACCGTGCCGCGCTCGACGACTCCGCGGCGCTCGGCGTGCCCGCGCATCTCACCGTGTTGGTCCCGTTCGTGGACCCGGCCCGGATCGACTCGGCGACTCTCGATGATCTCGGGGAGCTCTTCGCGAGGTTCAGCTCCTTCGACTTCACTCTGACGCGCACCGATTGGTTCGGCAACGACGTGCTGTGGTTGGGATCTGAGGACTCGACGCCGTTCCGGGTGCTCACGGAGCACGTTCATTCCGCGTATCCGGACCACCCGCCGTACGACGGGGCGTTCGACGACGTCGTACCCCACTTGACGATCGCGCATGATGTCGAACCGGAGCGGATGCGAGCCGCCGAGCGTGCGGTGGCCGAGTCGCTGCCGATCCGCGCAGCTGCTCGGTCGGTGACCCTGATCGCGCAGACCACCCGCGGGGGACGCTGGTCCGAGCTGGGTCGGTTTCGACTCGCCTGA
- a CDS encoding ABC transporter permease, which translates to MSALEALASPAPKAAKEPVWKRFADLKIVVLIGVFLIVWKIAATVVGGYNVPQISEVTSHMWETVTSEDGLTNLFTTLARVGFGLACSFVVGTAIGLLTGANRLAAGYLLPVVRFIQGVPSLSWVIIAVIWFIDVETRVFFVMLLVTLPGFVLQTYDSYRAIPAELRDMARSFRPSRWALFREVTFPSITPGLFTAWKVNLGLGIRMVLIAELVGATVGVGSQLLTAQQLFDMAAVVSWTLLLAICMLILQAVIDGIEAYVLRYRAVPMPAATRQTNVSEIAPATETAKVK; encoded by the coding sequence ATGTCCGCACTCGAAGCTTTGGCGAGCCCTGCCCCGAAGGCTGCTAAAGAGCCTGTCTGGAAGCGTTTCGCCGACCTCAAGATCGTCGTCCTGATCGGTGTCTTCCTCATCGTGTGGAAGATCGCCGCCACAGTCGTCGGCGGCTACAACGTCCCGCAGATCTCCGAGGTCACCTCGCATATGTGGGAGACCGTCACCAGCGAAGACGGCTTGACGAACCTCTTCACGACGCTTGCGCGAGTGGGCTTCGGTCTCGCCTGCTCCTTCGTCGTCGGCACCGCTATCGGGCTGCTCACCGGCGCCAACCGGCTCGCGGCCGGATACCTGCTGCCCGTCGTCCGGTTCATCCAGGGCGTTCCGTCGCTGTCGTGGGTGATCATCGCGGTGATCTGGTTCATCGACGTCGAAACCCGGGTCTTCTTCGTCATGCTGCTCGTGACGCTCCCCGGGTTCGTCCTCCAGACGTACGACTCCTACCGCGCGATCCCCGCCGAGCTTCGCGACATGGCGAGGTCGTTCCGCCCGTCACGCTGGGCCCTCTTTCGTGAGGTCACCTTCCCCTCGATCACGCCCGGCCTGTTCACCGCGTGGAAGGTCAACCTGGGCCTCGGTATTCGCATGGTCCTGATCGCCGAACTCGTCGGGGCCACGGTCGGTGTCGGCTCGCAGCTGCTCACCGCCCAGCAGCTGTTCGACATGGCGGCCGTCGTCTCGTGGACCTTGCTCTTGGCGATCTGCATGTTGATCCTGCAGGCGGTGATCGACGGGATTGAGGCGTACGTCCTGCGCTACCGCGCCGTGCCGATGCCAGCGGCGACTCGCCAGACGAATGTCAGCGAGATCGCGCCCGCCACCGAGACCGCGAAGGTGAAGTGA
- a CDS encoding ABC transporter ATP-binding protein — MSANPVAEHSIIQFDHVQKSFPGHQAISDLDFTIARNEIVSVVGVTGCGKSTMFNLTLGLFAPTQGTVRVQGHDPYAEFDWFRRKVAVVFQDARLLPWRTALQNVCVGMKFAGVEKSEWEPRARDWLARLGLSGREDSYPHQLSGGQRQRVSLARAFAVDPELILCDESFSALDEITAKNLRAEFVELVRSGGKTGVVITHNIGEALSLGNRVLVLRAPGHLSDDVGIPADASDADREALRTRILAAMEPAGSGDVGPSGALTTAGRSAS, encoded by the coding sequence ATGAGTGCCAACCCAGTCGCCGAACACAGCATCATCCAGTTCGACCACGTCCAGAAGTCCTTTCCCGGTCATCAAGCGATCAGCGACCTCGACTTCACCATCGCCCGCAACGAGATCGTCTCCGTGGTCGGCGTCACCGGCTGTGGCAAGTCGACGATGTTCAACCTGACGCTCGGTCTGTTCGCCCCCACGCAAGGCACGGTTCGCGTCCAGGGCCACGACCCGTACGCCGAGTTCGACTGGTTCCGACGCAAGGTCGCCGTGGTGTTCCAGGATGCACGGTTGCTCCCGTGGCGTACGGCGCTACAGAACGTCTGCGTCGGGATGAAGTTCGCCGGAGTCGAGAAGTCGGAATGGGAGCCGCGGGCGCGCGACTGGCTTGCCAGGCTCGGGCTTTCCGGACGCGAGGACTCGTACCCCCACCAGTTGTCGGGAGGACAGCGTCAACGCGTATCGCTGGCGCGGGCGTTCGCCGTCGATCCCGAGCTGATCCTGTGTGACGAGTCGTTCTCGGCGCTCGACGAGATCACGGCGAAGAACCTACGAGCCGAGTTCGTCGAGCTTGTACGCAGCGGTGGGAAGACCGGTGTCGTGATCACGCACAACATCGGCGAGGCACTTTCCCTGGGCAACCGGGTGCTGGTCCTTCGCGCTCCCGGTCACCTCTCGGACGACGTCGGTATCCCCGCTGATGCGTCGGATGCCGATCGGGAGGCCCTGCGTACCAGGATCCTGGCCGCGATGGAGCCAGCAGGGAGCGGCGACGTCGGGCCGAGCGGCGCGCTCACCACCGCCGGTAGGTCTGCCTCGTGA
- a CDS encoding cupin domain-containing protein, with the protein MTARPRRPYISNGHAGLENVLVSKGTLKVGPTDCAVVLEAGDFVSFAADGPHVYSCESAGPVRAMLAMRHPAGSIAGPANDSVILALTDQQSPDLTE; encoded by the coding sequence ATGACGGCACGGCCTCGCCGGCCATACATCTCGAATGGCCATGCCGGCCTCGAGAACGTCCTTGTCAGCAAGGGCACGCTCAAGGTCGGGCCGACAGACTGTGCGGTCGTGCTCGAAGCGGGTGACTTCGTATCGTTCGCGGCCGACGGTCCCCACGTGTATTCATGCGAAAGCGCGGGACCGGTACGAGCGATGCTCGCAATGCGTCACCCTGCGGGCTCGATCGCGGGCCCTGCTAACGACTCGGTCATTCTCGCCCTCACGGATCAGCAGTCCCCCGACCTCACGGAATGA
- a CDS encoding DinB family protein: MSVPSTAPWTADLRARLDELLDEHRAMLHDSLDGLTEEEARRSLVPSRTTLLGLVKHVTYVEHVWFNQALTGRSLKDIGAPPTPDRSFILRKIDTIESIRAAYADACAESRRLAADFALEDEVTGRGPRSLWAIYTHMLRELAQHCGHADILREQVLAARR; the protein is encoded by the coding sequence GTGAGCGTTCCCAGCACAGCGCCCTGGACAGCCGACCTGCGAGCACGACTCGATGAGCTGCTCGACGAGCATCGCGCGATGCTGCACGACAGCCTCGACGGCCTCACCGAGGAGGAGGCACGCCGCTCGCTCGTACCGTCTCGTACGACGCTGCTCGGACTCGTCAAGCACGTCACGTACGTCGAGCACGTCTGGTTCAACCAGGCGCTCACTGGCCGAAGCCTGAAGGACATCGGCGCGCCGCCGACCCCCGACCGCTCGTTCATCCTGCGCAAGATCGACACGATCGAGAGCATCCGAGCCGCGTACGCCGACGCCTGCGCCGAGTCGCGGCGCCTGGCCGCGGATTTCGCCCTCGAAGACGAGGTGACCGGGCGCGGCCCTCGTTCCCTGTGGGCGATCTACACGCACATGCTCCGCGAGCTCGCCCAACACTGCGGCCACGCCGACATCCTCCGCGAGCAGGTCCTCGCCGCTCGCCGTTGA
- a CDS encoding FAD-dependent oxidoreductase, with amino-acid sequence MKSTAPKPAIVLASEQYAQQLVDEFGRYERDYDLRPAKSSAQVLEITEQLQSDGIQIALYATDSVLPDEHILGAFAKWRAATPTARRIIIAPSERFTRDAPGLRHGMAKGKYDAYLLMPRGPRDEEFHNAITDLLSDWGSTVPDPEAITAKIIGAPQSQLTSEIRDFFDRMGMPTRLYAPDSEAGRRVRERFPPDVDFPLVWSMVRDPIAPRTVSDVARSIYGAPDEVDVGDAVDLAVVGAGPAGLAAAVYGASEGLSTVVLETGAIGGQAGTSSMIRNYLGFPRGISGMRLAQRARNQAIRFGAQFLTGWPALQLRPGSPHVVSTDGGEIRARSVVIANGVTYRKLGVEPLEALVGAGVNYGAALTAARDLEGQDVVVVGGGNSAGQAAIHLARFARSVRLVVRRQGLEETMSSYLIGEIAYTPRITVQTSTQVIDGGGDPGLEWLCLEDTRTKERATVRAQGLFLLLGATPECDWMPDALALDDRGFVLTGRDVPQHAWTDGLPPVDLATTVPGVFAVGDIRSGSMKRVAAASGEGSSVVPQVHRWLASAADVTTP; translated from the coding sequence ATGAAATCAACCGCGCCCAAGCCGGCGATCGTGCTGGCATCGGAGCAGTACGCGCAGCAGCTGGTCGACGAGTTCGGCCGGTACGAGCGGGACTACGACCTGCGGCCAGCCAAGTCGAGTGCGCAGGTGCTGGAGATCACCGAGCAGCTGCAGTCCGACGGCATCCAGATCGCTTTGTACGCGACCGATTCCGTACTGCCCGACGAGCACATCTTGGGGGCTTTCGCGAAATGGAGAGCGGCTACGCCGACCGCCCGCCGTATCATCATCGCGCCCAGCGAACGCTTCACGCGCGACGCGCCCGGCCTCCGGCACGGCATGGCCAAGGGCAAGTACGACGCGTACCTGCTGATGCCGCGCGGGCCGCGCGACGAGGAGTTCCACAACGCCATCACCGACCTGCTGTCCGACTGGGGATCGACGGTTCCCGATCCCGAGGCGATCACGGCCAAGATCATCGGTGCGCCGCAGTCCCAGCTCACCAGCGAGATCCGTGACTTCTTCGACCGGATGGGAATGCCGACCCGGCTCTACGCCCCCGACAGTGAGGCCGGCCGTCGGGTACGCGAGAGGTTCCCGCCCGATGTCGACTTCCCGCTGGTGTGGTCGATGGTGCGCGATCCGATCGCTCCTCGTACGGTCAGCGACGTCGCCCGGTCGATCTACGGCGCGCCCGACGAGGTGGACGTCGGCGACGCCGTCGACCTTGCGGTGGTTGGCGCCGGCCCGGCCGGACTCGCCGCCGCGGTGTATGGCGCGTCCGAAGGGCTGTCGACGGTGGTCCTGGAGACCGGAGCCATCGGCGGCCAGGCCGGTACGAGCTCCATGATCCGCAACTACCTCGGCTTCCCGCGTGGCATCTCCGGGATGCGGCTCGCCCAGCGTGCTCGCAACCAGGCGATCCGGTTCGGCGCACAGTTCCTCACCGGGTGGCCGGCACTGCAGTTGCGGCCCGGGTCGCCGCATGTGGTGAGCACGGACGGCGGCGAGATCCGCGCACGCTCCGTTGTCATCGCGAACGGCGTCACGTACCGCAAGCTCGGGGTCGAACCGCTCGAGGCGTTGGTGGGCGCAGGCGTCAACTACGGCGCTGCGCTGACGGCCGCTCGCGACCTGGAGGGCCAAGACGTCGTGGTCGTCGGCGGCGGAAACTCCGCCGGACAGGCGGCGATCCACCTGGCCCGCTTCGCTCGTTCGGTCCGGCTCGTCGTACGTCGGCAAGGCCTCGAAGAGACCATGTCGTCGTACCTGATCGGCGAGATCGCCTACACCCCGCGGATCACTGTGCAGACCAGCACCCAGGTCATCGACGGTGGCGGCGACCCCGGCCTGGAGTGGCTTTGCCTCGAAGACACCCGCACGAAGGAACGCGCCACCGTACGCGCGCAGGGACTGTTCCTGCTGCTCGGCGCGACTCCCGAGTGCGACTGGATGCCGGACGCGCTGGCCCTCGACGACCGCGGATTCGTCCTCACCGGCCGCGACGTGCCGCAGCACGCCTGGACGGACGGCCTGCCACCTGTCGACCTGGCCACGACCGTGCCCGGAGTGTTCGCCGTCGGCGACATCCGCTCCGGCTCGATGAAACGCGTCGCCGCCGCGAGCGGTGAGGGATCGTCGGTCGTCCCGCAGGTGCACCGATGGCTGGCCAGCGCGGCCGACGTCACGACGCCTTGA
- the pucL gene encoding factor-independent urate hydroxylase encodes MAIVLGRNQYGKAECRVVRVYRDGDRHEIRDLNVSTSLRGDFTAAHVGGDQADVLPTDTQKNTAFAFAKSKGVGAIEEYAQALAEHFVDRVPKVTGARVEVEEYAWRRIDVDGRGHDHAFVRSGEAVRNTVVNVEGTTADRRTWVVSGVSDLVIAKTTGSEFKGFLQDEYTTLAETDDRVLATSLVARWRYADTNVDWDATHAAVVRDLLAVFAERHSRALQQSLYDMGEAVLERHPEIAEIRFSAPNKHHFLVDLAPFGQENPGEVFIAADRPYGLIEATVLRDDAPAPGSAWHSTPGFC; translated from the coding sequence ATGGCGATCGTGCTCGGGCGCAACCAGTACGGGAAGGCGGAGTGCCGCGTCGTCCGCGTCTACCGCGACGGCGACCGGCACGAGATCCGCGACCTGAACGTCTCGACCTCCCTGCGCGGCGACTTCACCGCGGCACACGTCGGCGGCGACCAGGCCGACGTGCTGCCGACCGACACGCAGAAGAACACCGCCTTCGCCTTCGCGAAGTCCAAGGGTGTCGGCGCGATCGAGGAGTACGCGCAAGCGCTCGCCGAGCACTTCGTCGACCGGGTGCCGAAGGTCACCGGAGCGCGTGTCGAGGTCGAGGAGTACGCGTGGCGGCGCATCGACGTCGACGGCCGCGGGCACGACCACGCGTTCGTACGCTCCGGCGAGGCGGTGCGCAACACGGTCGTGAACGTCGAAGGCACGACGGCGGATCGGCGTACCTGGGTCGTGTCCGGTGTCAGCGATCTGGTGATCGCGAAGACGACCGGCTCGGAGTTCAAGGGCTTCCTGCAAGACGAGTACACGACGCTCGCCGAGACCGACGACCGCGTACTCGCGACATCCCTCGTCGCCCGCTGGCGGTACGCAGACACCAACGTCGACTGGGATGCGACGCATGCGGCGGTCGTACGCGACCTGCTGGCCGTGTTCGCCGAGCGGCACAGCCGCGCGCTGCAGCAGAGCCTGTACGACATGGGGGAGGCCGTTCTCGAGCGGCATCCCGAGATCGCCGAGATCCGCTTCTCCGCACCCAACAAGCACCATTTCCTCGTCGACCTTGCACCGTTCGGCCAGGAGAACCCCGGTGAGGTGTTCATCGCCGCCGACCGCCCGTACGGCCTGATCGAGGCGACGGTGCTGCGCGACGACGCGCCCGCGCCCGGAAGCGCCTGGCACTCGACACCTGGATTCTGCTGA
- the uraH gene encoding hydroxyisourate hydrolase — translation MSAITTHVLDTAAGSPASGVPVRLELLDGEPPTILGDGRTDVDGRIADLGPDRAETGTYRLRFDTAAYFASTGSDGFYPEVVISFAVRDPDQHYHVPLLLSPFGYSTYRGS, via the coding sequence ATGAGCGCCATCACCACCCATGTCCTCGACACCGCAGCGGGTTCGCCCGCCTCCGGTGTGCCCGTTCGCCTCGAGCTGCTCGACGGAGAGCCGCCGACGATTCTCGGCGACGGGCGTACCGACGTGGACGGCCGCATCGCCGACCTCGGGCCGGATCGCGCCGAGACCGGTACGTACCGGCTGCGGTTCGACACGGCGGCCTACTTCGCGTCGACCGGAAGCGACGGTTTCTACCCGGAGGTGGTCATCTCCTTCGCGGTGCGTGATCCCGATCAGCACTACCACGTACCCCTGCTCTTGAGTCCGTTCGGCTACTCGACGTACCGGGGGTCCTGA